A window of Cryptomeria japonica chromosome 3, Sugi_1.0, whole genome shotgun sequence contains these coding sequences:
- the LOC131034366 gene encoding LOB domain-containing protein 25, with the protein MDDTIRELQTGSSCAACRIRKRKCAEKCPLAPYFPPNNPDSFLTTMKVFTASKIAKTIKDTRPEQRSDAVNSMIYEASVRKHDPVNGCAGLISDLEMHCLELTYQLAEAKEELNALQMAFQHSSITPPPPKVEVTGTIMDLICRTPEEFDIQMDDIIMGEDIAYQSPNWEELPPFDLEEIQ; encoded by the exons ATGGATGACACAATAAGAGAGCTACAGACTGGATCTTCATGTGCAGCTTGCAGGATCAGAAAAAGAAAATGTGCAGAGAAATGTCCGCTTGCTCCCTACTTCCCACCAAACAATCCTGATAGCTTTTTAACAACAATGAAAGTATTCACAGCAAGCAAGATTGCCAAGACCATTAAG GATACTCGACCAGAGCAACGATCAGATGCTGTGAATAGCATGATATATGAAGCAAGTGTTCGAAAACATGATCCTGTCAATGGATGTGCTGGTCTGATAAGTGATTTGGAGATGCATTGTTTGGAGCTGACATACCAATTGGCAGAAGCAAAAGAAGAGTTGAATGCCTTGCAAATGGCCTTTCAACACTCTTCCATTACTCCTCCTCCTCCTAAAGTAGAAGTAACAGGAACTATAATGGATTTGATATGCAGGACACCAGAAGAGTTTGATATCCAAATGGATGACATAATAATGGGGGAAGATATTGCATATCAGTCCCCAAACTGGGAGGAACTACctccttttgatcttgaagaaattCAGTAA